Proteins encoded in a region of the Diospyros lotus cultivar Yz01 chromosome 9, ASM1463336v1, whole genome shotgun sequence genome:
- the LOC127810684 gene encoding ribose-phosphate pyrophosphokinase 3, mitochondrial-like isoform X2, producing the protein MSASPHPLSSPSRNPTNTLKPPDLRSFSKIQIRCDLRGFEGSQKWTIDCVSGSDPIHIILKPPPSSSIPMASAAALDSSLKSAKRVCLFYCAEMKDLAERVAAQSDAIELRNITWRTFEDGFPNLFISNAHGIRGQHVAFLASFSSPGVIFEQLSVIYALPKLFVSSFTLVLPFFPTGTSERMEDEGDVATALTLARILSNIPISRGGPTSLVIFDIHALQERFYFGDNVLPCFDSGIPLLKNRLQRLPDSDSISIAFPDDGAWKRFHNQLQHFPMIVCAKVRDGDQRIVRLKEGDPRGRHVVIVDDLVQSGSTLIECQGPPRRDLRTSGSRTRVLEQFGL; encoded by the exons ATGTCGGCCTCTCCGCATCCACTCTCTTCTCCGTCCAGAAACCCTACCAATACCCTAAAGCCTCCAGACCTTCGGTCGTTTTCGAAGATCCAGATTCGATGCGATCTCAGGGGATTCGAGGGCTCGCAGAAGTGGACGATTGACTGTGTCTCCGGAAGCGATCCGATTCACATTATCCTGAAGCCGCCTCCTTCATCGTCGATTCCAATGGCTTCCGCTGCGGCTTTGGATTCAAGTTTGAAGAGCGCCAAGAGAGTGTGCCTCTTCTACTGTGCCGAGATGAAGGATCTCGCCGAGCGCGTTGCCGCTCAATCCGATGCTATTGAGCTCCGTAACATCACCTGGAG GACATTTGAGGATGGATTCCCAAACTTGTTCATATCAAATGCTCATGGAATTCGGGGACAGCACGTAGCATTTCTTGCCTCATTTAGTTCTCCAGGAGTGATTTTTGAGCAACTCTCTGTTATCTATGCATTACCCAAGCTATTTGTCTCCTCTTTCACTCTTGTCCTTCCATTTTTCCCAACGGGCACTTCTGAGCGGATGGAGGATGAAGGAGATGTTGCAACAGCTTTAACTCTTGCTAGGATACTGTCAAATATTCCAATTTCAAGGGGAGGGCCTACTAGTCTAGTTATTTTCGATATCCATGCTTTGCAG GAGAGATTCTACTTTGGTGATAATGTTTTACCTTGCTTTGATAGTGGGATACCTTTGCTTAAGAATAGGCTTCAACGGCTCCCTGATTCAGACAGT ATATCCATTGCTTTTCCTGATGATGGTGCATGGAAACGGTTCCACAACCAGCTGCAGCATTTCCCTATG ATTGTTTGTGCCAAAGTTCGGGATGGTGATCAAAGGATTGTACGTCTCAAAGAAGGAGACCCAAGAGGCCGTCATGTTGTGATAGTTGATGATCTGGTGCAATCAGGTAGCACTCTCATTGAGTGCCAG GGTCCCCCGAGAAGGGATTTACGTACTTCTGGATCACGGACTCGTGTCCTCGAACAGTTCGGGCTGTAA
- the LOC127810684 gene encoding ribose-phosphate pyrophosphokinase 4-like isoform X1, whose product MSASPHPLSSPSRNPTNTLKPPDLRSFSKIQIRCDLRGFEGSQKWTIDCVSGSDPIHIILKPPPSSSIPMASAAALDSSLKSAKRVCLFYCAEMKDLAERVAAQSDAIELRNITWRTFEDGFPNLFISNAHGIRGQHVAFLASFSSPGVIFEQLSVIYALPKLFVSSFTLVLPFFPTGTSERMEDEGDVATALTLARILSNIPISRGGPTSLVIFDIHALQERFYFGDNVLPCFDSGIPLLKNRLQRLPDSDSISIAFPDDGAWKRFHNQLQHFPMIVCAKVRDGDQRIVRLKEGDPRGRHVVIVDDLVQSGSTLIECQKVLAKHGAAKISAYVTHGIFPNRSWERFEHDNGGSPEKGFTYFWITDSCPRTVRAVKGRPPFEVLSLAAPIAATLQI is encoded by the exons ATGTCGGCCTCTCCGCATCCACTCTCTTCTCCGTCCAGAAACCCTACCAATACCCTAAAGCCTCCAGACCTTCGGTCGTTTTCGAAGATCCAGATTCGATGCGATCTCAGGGGATTCGAGGGCTCGCAGAAGTGGACGATTGACTGTGTCTCCGGAAGCGATCCGATTCACATTATCCTGAAGCCGCCTCCTTCATCGTCGATTCCAATGGCTTCCGCTGCGGCTTTGGATTCAAGTTTGAAGAGCGCCAAGAGAGTGTGCCTCTTCTACTGTGCCGAGATGAAGGATCTCGCCGAGCGCGTTGCCGCTCAATCCGATGCTATTGAGCTCCGTAACATCACCTGGAG GACATTTGAGGATGGATTCCCAAACTTGTTCATATCAAATGCTCATGGAATTCGGGGACAGCACGTAGCATTTCTTGCCTCATTTAGTTCTCCAGGAGTGATTTTTGAGCAACTCTCTGTTATCTATGCATTACCCAAGCTATTTGTCTCCTCTTTCACTCTTGTCCTTCCATTTTTCCCAACGGGCACTTCTGAGCGGATGGAGGATGAAGGAGATGTTGCAACAGCTTTAACTCTTGCTAGGATACTGTCAAATATTCCAATTTCAAGGGGAGGGCCTACTAGTCTAGTTATTTTCGATATCCATGCTTTGCAG GAGAGATTCTACTTTGGTGATAATGTTTTACCTTGCTTTGATAGTGGGATACCTTTGCTTAAGAATAGGCTTCAACGGCTCCCTGATTCAGACAGT ATATCCATTGCTTTTCCTGATGATGGTGCATGGAAACGGTTCCACAACCAGCTGCAGCATTTCCCTATG ATTGTTTGTGCCAAAGTTCGGGATGGTGATCAAAGGATTGTACGTCTCAAAGAAGGAGACCCAAGAGGCCGTCATGTTGTGATAGTTGATGATCTGGTGCAATCAGGTAGCACTCTCATTGAGTGCCAG AAAGTGTTGGCAAAACATGGAGCAGCAAAAATTAGTGCCTATGTGACACATGGGATTTTTCCCAATAGGTCATGGGAACGCTTTGAACATGATAATGGAG GGTCCCCCGAGAAGGGATTTACGTACTTCTGGATCACGGACTCGTGTCCTCGAACAGTTCGGGCTGTAAAGGGCAGACCGCCATTTGAAGTTCTTAGCCTTGCAGCTCCGATAGCAGCTACCCTTCAAATTTAG
- the LOC127810287 gene encoding protein POOR HOMOLOGOUS SYNAPSIS 1 isoform X2 has translation MAGSLVVASTSSAIGVEWEVEYSRFFNYPSLTSSCPSSLDPLTDQWRHRFRGTWISSSSSIASLKLTPDPSISDYVLTVTFLQKIHEEHYISKLNFTWPHVACVSGFPTRGSRVVFVGYRDCTGQIQKFALRFSTIHEIETFMNPLKEIMGMASGTGLLSDNYVSEISSQSEYVPSDEPQHRATEDWNRVATIDTSAYKVQSDLNYEVAQNSNSQEILLNCDPESIFTALPPSFTSLLMSCHPEKAQPIVSREADQPDLKSQIMRYLGDPSFQDILGKVEKVLSEMDEDTRL, from the exons ATGGCGGGATCTCTGGTCGTAGCGTCGACGTCGAGCGCCATTGGAGTGGAGTGGGAGGTGGAGTACTCTCGCTTCTTCAACTATCCTTCTCTCACTTCCTCCTGTCCTTCTTCTCTCGATCCTCTCACAGACCAATGGCGACACCGATTCCGCGGCACCTggatctcctcctcctcttccatCGCCTCTCTCAAACTCACCCCCGATCCCTCCATCTCCGATTACGTCCTCACCGTCACTTTCCTCCAAAAAATCCAC gAGGAGCACTATATTTCCAAGCTGAATTTCACCTGGCCTCATGTGGCATGTGTATCTGGATTTCCTACCAGGGGCAGCAGAGTTGTTTTTGTGGGCTACAGAGATTGCACAGGCCAG ATCCAGAAGTTTGCATTACGGTTTTCAACAATCCATGAAATAGAAACATTCATGAATCCTCTGAAG GAGATCATGGGTATGGCTAGTGGCACAGGGCTTCTTTCTGACAACTATGTATCTGAAATTTCGTCTCAATCTGAGTATGTTCCATCTGATGAACCCCAACACAG AGCTACAGAAGACTGGAATCGTGTGGCTACCATAGACACATCAGCCTACAAGGTCCAATCAGATTTGAATTATGAAGTTGCTCAAAACTCAAATTCCCAGGAGATTCTACTGAATTGTGACCCTGAAAGCATTTTTACGGCATTGCCACCCAGTTTCACATCATTGTTGATGAGCTGTCACCCTGAGAAAG CACAGCCAATTGTATCTAGGGAAGCCGATCAGCCTGATCTTAAATCCCAAATCATG AGGTATTTGGGAGATCCTTCCTTCCAAG ATATATTGGGCAAAGTAGAGAAAGTTCTCAGTGAAATGGACGAAGATACGAGGCTGTAA
- the LOC127810287 gene encoding protein POOR HOMOLOGOUS SYNAPSIS 1 isoform X1: MAGSLVVASTSSAIGVEWEVEYSRFFNYPSLTSSCPSSLDPLTDQWRHRFRGTWISSSSSIASLKLTPDPSISDYVLTVTFLQKIHEEHYISKLNFTWPHVACVSGFPTRGSRVVFVGYRDCTGQIQKFALRFSTIHEIETFMNPLKEIMGMASGTGLLSDNYVSEISSQSEYVPSDEPQHRATEDWNRVATIDTSAYKVQSDLNYEVAQNSNSQEILLNCDPESIFTALPPSFTSLLMSCHPEKAAQPIVSREADQPDLKSQIMRYLGDPSFQDILGKVEKVLSEMDEDTRL, encoded by the exons ATGGCGGGATCTCTGGTCGTAGCGTCGACGTCGAGCGCCATTGGAGTGGAGTGGGAGGTGGAGTACTCTCGCTTCTTCAACTATCCTTCTCTCACTTCCTCCTGTCCTTCTTCTCTCGATCCTCTCACAGACCAATGGCGACACCGATTCCGCGGCACCTggatctcctcctcctcttccatCGCCTCTCTCAAACTCACCCCCGATCCCTCCATCTCCGATTACGTCCTCACCGTCACTTTCCTCCAAAAAATCCAC gAGGAGCACTATATTTCCAAGCTGAATTTCACCTGGCCTCATGTGGCATGTGTATCTGGATTTCCTACCAGGGGCAGCAGAGTTGTTTTTGTGGGCTACAGAGATTGCACAGGCCAG ATCCAGAAGTTTGCATTACGGTTTTCAACAATCCATGAAATAGAAACATTCATGAATCCTCTGAAG GAGATCATGGGTATGGCTAGTGGCACAGGGCTTCTTTCTGACAACTATGTATCTGAAATTTCGTCTCAATCTGAGTATGTTCCATCTGATGAACCCCAACACAG AGCTACAGAAGACTGGAATCGTGTGGCTACCATAGACACATCAGCCTACAAGGTCCAATCAGATTTGAATTATGAAGTTGCTCAAAACTCAAATTCCCAGGAGATTCTACTGAATTGTGACCCTGAAAGCATTTTTACGGCATTGCCACCCAGTTTCACATCATTGTTGATGAGCTGTCACCCTGAGAAAG CAGCACAGCCAATTGTATCTAGGGAAGCCGATCAGCCTGATCTTAAATCCCAAATCATG AGGTATTTGGGAGATCCTTCCTTCCAAG ATATATTGGGCAAAGTAGAGAAAGTTCTCAGTGAAATGGACGAAGATACGAGGCTGTAA